The genomic segment ATTATTCTTTGGTCAATGCTCAGAAATCTGTGGAGCAAATCATAGTTTTATACCAATTGTTGTTGAAAGAATTCCTATAAACTATTTTATCAAATGAATTTCTTCTCAAATAAATTCATTAGATGACTGAAAGCAAGTAATGATCTCTTAAATCATATTATAGTAAATTAGCACTTACTTCTAATGAAAAATATATTTAAACTAAAAAATTAGTTTAACCCAAAACCTTAGTATGTCAAACTAAAAAAATTAGTTTAATCTAATATTTTTTAATTCCTCAAATAGCCCCTATTAGTTGATTAACTTTATTTTTTGTTTTTTCTATCACATTAGTAATTTTTAATATTAAAAATTATTTTTGTTTTTCTTATAATTCAACTGAAACATCCCAAAACTTGAATATTAAACAACACAAATTAAACTGAAAATGATAACAAACTTATTTTCCGTATTTGACCCTTCAACAACTATCTTAAATTTGTC from the Aedes aegypti strain LVP_AGWG mitochondrion, complete genome genome contains:
- the ATP8 gene encoding ATP synthase F0 subunit 8, with translation MPQMAPISWLTLFFVFSITLVIFNIKNYFCFSYNSTETSQNLNIKQHKLNWKW